One window of the Streptomyces sp. NBC_00259 genome contains the following:
- a CDS encoding alpha-amylase family glycosyl hydrolase, which produces MTSPRTTPPRPALEWLADAVLYQIYPQSFADSNGDGIGDFAGIEAKLDHLAWLGVNTVWFNPCFASPFDDAGYDVSDYLSVAPRYGTNDDLARLVDAAGRRGIRVLLDLVAGHTSDRHPWFTASANDPSDHRYIWADTAEAPQGFVASHGTRPGFYQPNFFESQPALNFGHARMDPAEPWRLPVDAEGPRANRQALREIMDHWLALGLSGFRVDMAASLVKDDPGHAETVKLWRELRGWLDAEHPQAALLSEWGDPATSVPAGFHADFFLQFGSDNDGLFLRSLWNNFTGTVSEQWEPQAPYFDAEGKGSPRTFLDGWRAASDAVGDAGFLSLPTANHDFSRLACGPRTAEQLPAAFAFQLTWPTLPAIYYGDEIGMRYVPGLPDHEGSRLGPRYNRAGSRTPMQWDDSANAGFSTAPADRLYLPVDPDPDRPTVAAQRADSGSLLHLVRRLIALRKATPELGPTGSTEVLHAGYPLVHVRGGRYLVVVNPRHEPTEAAAPTDTATPLEASGVTVRDGRIDAAGLGYGIFAL; this is translated from the coding sequence ATGACGTCTCCCCGTACGACGCCCCCACGCCCCGCCCTCGAATGGCTCGCCGACGCCGTCCTCTACCAGATCTATCCGCAGAGCTTCGCCGACTCGAACGGTGACGGCATCGGCGACTTCGCCGGCATCGAGGCGAAACTGGACCATCTCGCCTGGCTCGGCGTGAACACCGTCTGGTTCAACCCCTGCTTCGCCTCACCGTTCGACGACGCGGGCTACGACGTCAGCGACTATCTCTCCGTCGCCCCGCGCTACGGCACCAACGACGACCTCGCCCGGCTCGTCGACGCCGCCGGACGCCGCGGCATCCGCGTGCTGCTCGACCTGGTCGCGGGACACACCTCCGACCGGCACCCCTGGTTCACCGCATCGGCGAACGACCCCTCCGACCACCGCTACATCTGGGCCGACACGGCCGAAGCCCCCCAGGGATTCGTCGCGTCTCACGGCACCCGCCCCGGCTTCTACCAGCCGAACTTCTTCGAGTCCCAGCCCGCGCTCAACTTCGGCCACGCCCGGATGGACCCGGCCGAGCCCTGGCGGCTGCCCGTCGACGCCGAGGGCCCACGCGCCAACCGGCAGGCACTGCGCGAGATCATGGACCACTGGCTGGCCCTGGGCCTGTCCGGATTCCGGGTCGACATGGCCGCCTCACTCGTGAAGGACGACCCGGGCCACGCCGAAACCGTCAAACTCTGGCGTGAACTGCGCGGCTGGCTCGACGCCGAGCACCCACAGGCGGCGCTCCTCTCCGAGTGGGGGGACCCGGCGACGTCCGTCCCGGCAGGCTTCCACGCCGACTTCTTCCTGCAGTTCGGCTCGGACAACGACGGGCTGTTCCTGCGCTCCCTGTGGAACAACTTCACGGGCACGGTCAGCGAGCAGTGGGAGCCGCAGGCCCCCTACTTCGACGCCGAGGGCAAGGGTTCCCCGCGGACCTTCCTCGACGGCTGGCGCGCGGCCTCCGACGCCGTCGGCGACGCCGGATTCCTCTCCCTCCCCACGGCCAACCACGACTTCTCCCGGCTCGCGTGCGGCCCGCGCACGGCCGAGCAACTGCCCGCCGCCTTCGCCTTCCAGCTCACCTGGCCCACGCTGCCCGCGATCTACTACGGGGACGAGATCGGGATGCGGTACGTGCCCGGCCTGCCCGACCACGAGGGCAGCCGGCTCGGCCCCCGCTACAACCGCGCGGGCTCCCGTACGCCCATGCAGTGGGACGACTCGGCCAACGCCGGCTTCTCCACCGCCCCGGCCGACCGTCTCTACCTGCCCGTGGACCCCGACCCCGACCGCCCGACGGTCGCCGCCCAGCGTGCCGACTCCGGTTCCCTGCTGCACCTGGTCCGCCGCCTCATCGCGCTGCGCAAGGCCACGCCGGAGCTGGGCCCCACGGGCAGTACGGAGGTCCTGCACGCCGGCTACCCGCTGGTCCATGTCCGCGGCGGACGCTACCTGGTGGTGGTCAACCCCCGTCACGAACCGACGGAGGCCGCCGCTCCGACGGACACCGCGACACCGCTGGAGGCGTCGGGAGTCACGGTGCGGGACGGACGTATCGACGCGGCGGGCCTCGGATACGGCATCTTCGCCCTCTGA
- the cpt gene encoding chloramphenicol phosphotransferase CPT, with product MTTRMIILNGGSSSGKSGIVRCLQAVLPDPWLAFGCDSFVDALPAEMRASDEGIVFTADGEVSIGADFRALEAAWTAGVVAMARAGARVVIDDVFLGGATSQQRWQKALDGLPVLWVGVRCESAVAAGREVARGDRIQGMAAAQADAVHEGVFYDVEVDTTRTESLVCARTIAAHVG from the coding sequence GTGACGACTCGGATGATCATTCTCAACGGTGGTTCCAGCTCGGGGAAGTCCGGCATCGTACGGTGCCTGCAGGCCGTTCTGCCGGATCCCTGGCTGGCGTTCGGGTGCGACTCGTTCGTCGACGCTCTGCCCGCAGAGATGCGGGCGTCGGACGAGGGGATCGTGTTCACGGCCGATGGCGAGGTGAGCATCGGGGCGGACTTCCGGGCGCTGGAGGCGGCCTGGACGGCGGGCGTCGTGGCGATGGCCCGTGCGGGCGCCAGGGTCGTCATCGACGATGTCTTCCTCGGTGGAGCGACGTCCCAGCAGCGGTGGCAGAAGGCTCTGGACGGTCTGCCGGTGTTGTGGGTCGGTGTCCGGTGCGAGAGTGCGGTCGCCGCGGGCCGTGAGGTCGCACGAGGAGATCGCATCCAGGGGATGGCCGCGGCGCAGGCGGATGCGGTGCACGAGGGGGTGTTCTACGACGTGGAGGTGGACACGACGCGGACCGAGTCCCTGGTGTGCGCCCGCACCATCGCCGCTCACGTCGGCTGA
- a CDS encoding PepSY domain-containing protein: MSSVSVHSGGRRRRGRVIGALCAVAASAVVVSGCGDGGQGKTSAAAPTAPAQAVGQTTPGGLTRDQTERQALVTSAKIGWDEAADTALAKVPGSKLIEIKLKRAQAGTPEWESEIAAADGTAHDVHVDAASGQVTQSRVESDQDNEDRQQLADRLSKAKITPQRAATTATDRKQGTVSAVGLEGADSRGPIWSVDVVTKNDGYKTAFDIDAVSGEVLREEVDRD; the protein is encoded by the coding sequence ATGAGTTCTGTATCCGTGCATTCCGGCGGCCGTCGCCGCCGTGGCCGTGTCATTGGTGCGCTGTGTGCCGTAGCCGCCTCGGCGGTGGTGGTGAGTGGATGCGGGGACGGCGGGCAGGGCAAGACCTCCGCCGCGGCCCCGACCGCTCCGGCACAGGCTGTGGGGCAGACGACTCCCGGTGGGCTCACCAGGGACCAGACGGAGCGGCAGGCGCTGGTCACCTCCGCGAAGATCGGATGGGACGAGGCGGCGGACACCGCGCTGGCGAAGGTGCCCGGCAGCAAGCTGATCGAGATCAAGCTGAAGCGCGCCCAGGCCGGAACCCCGGAGTGGGAGAGCGAGATCGCCGCCGCGGACGGTACGGCCCATGACGTGCACGTCGACGCCGCGTCCGGACAGGTGACGCAGTCCCGCGTCGAGTCCGACCAGGACAACGAGGACAGGCAGCAGCTCGCCGACCGGCTGAGCAAGGCCAAGATCACCCCACAGCGGGCTGCCACGACCGCCACCGACCGCAAGCAGGGCACGGTGAGTGCCGTCGGCCTCGAGGGCGCGGACAGCCGTGGCCCGATCTGGTCCGTCGACGTCGTGACGAAGAACGACGGGTACAAGACCGCGTTCGACATCGACGCCGTCAGCGGCGAGGTCCTGCGCGAGGAGGTCGACCGGGACTGA
- a CDS encoding VOC family protein has translation MAAQGDLPAPEQGIVITHFLTVRDVARSSRFYADIFGGEIVLSENPAIVKVANSWIIMNPGGGPTPDKPGVTLVAPEAGDTVSSFMNVRVADIRAFYADAVAKGAEFLTEPLDRKAELRCYLRDPDGYLIEVGQATGMLHGVFADRPAATGQ, from the coding sequence ATGGCTGCTCAAGGCGACCTGCCCGCCCCTGAGCAAGGGATTGTCATCACGCACTTCCTGACCGTGCGCGACGTCGCGAGATCGAGTCGCTTCTACGCCGACATCTTCGGCGGCGAGATCGTACTGAGCGAGAATCCGGCCATCGTGAAGGTGGCCAACAGCTGGATCATCATGAACCCCGGCGGCGGACCCACCCCGGACAAGCCCGGGGTGACCCTCGTAGCCCCGGAGGCGGGCGACACCGTTTCCAGCTTCATGAACGTCCGTGTCGCCGACATCCGCGCCTTCTACGCCGACGCCGTGGCGAAGGGCGCGGAGTTCCTCACGGAGCCTCTCGACCGGAAGGCCGAGCTGCGCTGCTACCTGCGCGACCCCGACGGCTATCTCATCGAGGTCGGCCAGGCCACCGGCATGCTGCACGGTGTGTTCGCCGACCGACCGGCCGCAACAGGTCAGTAG
- a CDS encoding DUF5996 family protein produces MWTQIVGKVRLAHAPLVNHWWQVTLYVSPRGLTTSTIPYGSGVFDIEFDFVDHELRIRTSDGAVRAVALESKPVARFYAETMRALDEMGIEARIQARPNEVETAIPFAEDHDHASYDPGAARLFWQQLLQAHRVMSDFRSRFTGKASPVHFFWGAMDLACTRFSGRPAPRHPGGAPNCGDWVMVEGYSRELSSCGFWPGGGEEGAFYAYAYPEPDGFADYPVTPADAFYSRENGQFLLPYEKVRTASDPDAVLMAFLQTTYEAAAERGRWDRDMLECDPLRWREFQ; encoded by the coding sequence ATGTGGACCCAGATCGTCGGCAAAGTGCGCCTCGCGCACGCGCCGTTGGTGAACCACTGGTGGCAGGTCACGCTGTACGTCAGCCCACGCGGGCTGACCACGTCCACCATCCCGTACGGCTCAGGAGTCTTCGACATCGAGTTCGACTTCGTCGATCACGAACTCCGCATCCGCACCAGTGATGGTGCCGTCCGCGCAGTGGCCCTGGAGTCCAAGCCGGTGGCCCGGTTCTACGCCGAGACGATGCGGGCCCTGGACGAGATGGGGATCGAGGCGCGGATCCAGGCCCGCCCGAACGAAGTCGAAACGGCGATCCCGTTCGCCGAGGATCACGATCACGCCTCCTACGACCCCGGCGCCGCCCGCCTCTTCTGGCAGCAACTGCTGCAGGCCCACCGGGTCATGAGCGACTTCCGCTCACGCTTCACCGGCAAGGCGAGCCCGGTGCACTTCTTCTGGGGAGCCATGGACCTGGCCTGCACGAGGTTCTCCGGCCGCCCCGCCCCACGGCACCCGGGCGGCGCGCCCAACTGCGGTGACTGGGTCATGGTGGAGGGCTACTCCCGTGAGCTGAGCAGCTGCGGCTTCTGGCCCGGCGGCGGCGAGGAAGGCGCCTTCTACGCCTATGCCTACCCGGAGCCCGACGGCTTCGCCGACTACCCCGTGACTCCGGCCGATGCCTTCTACAGCAGGGAGAACGGCCAGTTCCTGCTGCCCTACGAGAAGGTCCGCACCGCGAGTGACCCGGATGCCGTCCTCATGGCGTTCCTGCAGACGACCTACGAGGCGGCGGCCGAACGCGGACGGTGGGACCGCGACATGCTCGAATGCGACCCCCTTCGCTGGCGGGAGTTCCAATGA
- a CDS encoding glycoside hydrolase family 3 N-terminal domain-containing protein yields MLGPYEGKVKELLDRMTTEEKLGQLQQLTWTGDTGPGGGQTEHTEAAARAGLLGSVLNIHGAGHTNALQRIAVEESRLGIPLLFGLDVIHGFWTTFPIPLAQAASFDPAVARLDAEVSAKETRSNGVRWTFSPMMDVTHEPRWGRIAESCGEDPYLNAAFAVAKVLGYQGSADGAELASEDRVAACAKHFVAYGGAEGGRDYNTVDVSEQRLRNLYLPPFKAALDAGAATVMAAFNTVGGVPAHGNAHTMNTVLKGEWGFEGFVVSDYTGVEELIAHGFAEDGADAARLALNAGVDMEMVSTNLADHGKELLADGRISTDRLDDAVARILRLKFALGLFDAPYTDESAAVDGPTPAARAAAREAGARSMVLLRNEGSVLPLSPDARSIAVVGPLADSTDLHGTWAGPGVYRFPSVSVLDAVRAAAPGADVIHAGQEVAEAVAAAEAAEVTVLVVGEPPALSGEAAVRSDIALPAGQEELIAAVAATGRPFAVVLLNGRPLTLGSWLDSAPAVLEAWHPGIEAGHAVADVLFGAVNPGGKLPVTFPRAVGQIPVYYNHENTGRPYRPEQPHEKYVSKYLDLSDGPRFPFGYGLSYTTFTTGEPELSRTGVAVDALERGETVEVSVAVTNTGELAGDEVVQLYVHDVAASIAQPVRRLRGFERVTLAPGESTTVRFRLGAEDLGFWTNDPAGTFTVEPGRVDVYAGTSSAARACRTLTVV; encoded by the coding sequence ATGCTTGGACCGTACGAGGGCAAGGTCAAGGAACTCCTGGACCGGATGACGACCGAGGAGAAGCTGGGACAGCTCCAGCAGCTGACCTGGACGGGCGACACCGGACCCGGCGGAGGCCAGACCGAGCACACGGAGGCGGCGGCCCGCGCCGGGCTGCTCGGCTCCGTCCTCAACATCCATGGCGCCGGGCACACCAACGCGCTGCAGCGCATCGCCGTCGAGGAGTCCCGCCTCGGCATCCCGCTGCTCTTCGGCCTGGACGTCATCCACGGGTTCTGGACCACCTTCCCGATCCCGCTCGCCCAGGCGGCGAGCTTCGACCCGGCGGTGGCCCGGCTCGACGCCGAGGTGTCGGCGAAGGAGACCCGGTCCAACGGTGTGCGCTGGACCTTCTCCCCCATGATGGACGTCACCCACGAGCCGCGCTGGGGACGGATCGCGGAGAGCTGCGGCGAGGACCCGTATCTGAACGCCGCCTTCGCGGTGGCCAAGGTCCTCGGCTACCAGGGCTCGGCCGACGGTGCCGAGCTGGCCTCCGAGGACCGCGTCGCGGCCTGCGCCAAGCACTTCGTCGCCTACGGCGGTGCCGAGGGCGGCCGCGACTACAACACCGTCGACGTCTCCGAGCAGCGGCTGCGCAATCTGTATCTGCCGCCCTTCAAGGCGGCCCTCGACGCCGGAGCGGCCACGGTCATGGCCGCGTTCAACACGGTCGGCGGCGTCCCGGCACACGGCAACGCGCACACGATGAACACCGTCCTCAAGGGAGAATGGGGCTTCGAGGGCTTCGTGGTCAGCGACTACACGGGCGTCGAGGAGCTGATCGCGCACGGCTTCGCCGAGGACGGCGCGGACGCGGCGCGCCTCGCGCTCAACGCCGGGGTCGACATGGAGATGGTGTCCACGAACCTGGCCGATCACGGCAAGGAGCTGCTGGCCGACGGCCGGATCTCGACGGACCGGCTGGACGACGCGGTGGCACGCATCCTGCGGCTGAAGTTCGCGCTCGGGTTGTTCGACGCCCCCTACACGGACGAGTCGGCGGCCGTCGACGGCCCGACTCCCGCGGCGCGCGCGGCAGCCCGTGAGGCCGGCGCCCGGTCGATGGTGCTCCTGCGGAACGAGGGCTCCGTCCTCCCGCTGAGCCCGGACGCCCGCTCGATCGCCGTCGTCGGGCCCCTCGCCGACTCCACCGATCTGCACGGCACCTGGGCGGGTCCCGGCGTGTACCGCTTCCCCTCGGTCAGCGTGCTGGACGCCGTGCGCGCGGCGGCACCCGGCGCGGACGTCATCCACGCAGGTCAGGAGGTCGCGGAGGCGGTCGCCGCCGCCGAGGCCGCGGAGGTCACGGTCCTCGTCGTCGGCGAGCCCCCCGCGCTCAGCGGCGAGGCGGCCGTACGCAGCGACATCGCTCTGCCCGCCGGGCAGGAGGAACTCATCGCCGCCGTCGCCGCGACCGGCAGGCCCTTCGCCGTGGTCCTGCTGAACGGCAGGCCGCTGACGCTGGGCAGTTGGCTGGACTCCGCACCCGCCGTGCTGGAGGCCTGGCACCCCGGCATCGAGGCCGGTCACGCCGTGGCCGATGTGCTCTTCGGCGCGGTCAACCCCGGCGGCAAGCTGCCGGTGACCTTCCCACGTGCCGTGGGCCAGATCCCGGTCTACTACAACCACGAGAACACCGGCCGTCCTTACCGCCCGGAGCAGCCCCACGAGAAGTACGTCTCCAAGTACCTGGACCTGTCCGACGGGCCGCGGTTCCCCTTCGGGTACGGGCTGAGCTACACGACCTTCACCACCGGCGAGCCGGAGCTGAGCCGCACCGGCGTCGCGGTGGACGCGCTGGAGCGCGGCGAGACGGTCGAGGTCTCGGTTGCGGTCACGAACACGGGAGAGCTGGCCGGGGACGAGGTCGTCCAGCTCTACGTCCACGACGTGGCGGCGAGCATCGCGCAGCCGGTGCGCCGGCTGCGCGGCTTCGAGCGGGTCACGCTCGCGCCGGGAGAGAGCACCACGGTGCGGTTCCGGCTGGGTGCCGAGGATCTCGGCTTCTGGACGAACGACCCGGCGGGGACCTTCACCGTCGAGCCCGGCCGTGTCGACGTCTACGCCGGTACGAGTTCCGCGGCGCGCGCCTGCCGCACGCTGACCGTCGTCTGA
- a CDS encoding endonuclease/exonuclease/phosphatase family protein translates to MTDHAHGLRVMTFNLQLDWDNPPHTWSGRRDVAAELLRRERPHLIGTQEGLHGQLRDLESAIGADYAWIGQGREGGGRGEFMAVLYDRRRLEPLAHGHYWLSGTPEVIASNTWGGGWPRMVTWVHFRDLATGGELHAANTHFDHVSAYARERSGRLLAERLNALAPDLPRIVTGDFNAPARHDAVHTALLAEADLVDTWDAAEERSPAYGTFHGHRPPVAGGERIDWILASRGTRVRSAAVNTFAAGGRFPSDHLPVQALVHVPAHAGTHPDDRPHAGTPR, encoded by the coding sequence ATGACGGACCACGCGCACGGGCTGCGGGTCATGACCTTCAACCTGCAGCTCGACTGGGACAACCCGCCCCACACCTGGTCCGGGCGGCGGGACGTCGCCGCGGAACTGCTGCGCCGCGAACGGCCGCATCTGATCGGCACCCAGGAGGGCCTGCACGGCCAGCTGCGCGATCTCGAATCCGCCATCGGCGCGGACTACGCCTGGATCGGCCAGGGACGGGAGGGCGGCGGCCGCGGCGAGTTCATGGCCGTCCTCTACGACCGACGGCGGCTCGAACCCCTCGCGCACGGCCACTACTGGCTGTCCGGCACGCCGGAGGTCATCGCCTCCAACACCTGGGGCGGCGGCTGGCCCCGCATGGTCACCTGGGTCCACTTCCGCGACCTGGCCACCGGTGGCGAACTGCACGCCGCCAACACCCACTTCGACCATGTGAGCGCGTACGCCCGTGAGCGCTCCGGCCGGCTGCTCGCCGAACGGCTGAACGCGCTCGCCCCGGACCTCCCACGCATCGTCACCGGCGACTTCAACGCCCCCGCGCGGCACGACGCCGTGCACACCGCGCTGCTCGCCGAGGCGGATCTCGTGGACACCTGGGACGCGGCCGAGGAGCGGAGCCCGGCGTACGGCACCTTCCACGGCCACCGGCCGCCGGTCGCGGGCGGCGAACGGATCGACTGGATCCTCGCCTCACGGGGGACCCGAGTCCGCTCGGCGGCCGTCAACACCTTCGCCGCGGGCGGCCGTTTCCCCAGCGACCATCTGCCCGTACAGGCGCTCGTGCACGTACCCGCTCACGCCGGAACGCACCCCGATGACCGGCCCCACGCCGGCACACCCCGATGA
- a CDS encoding RidA family protein, whose amino-acid sequence MAITLVNPGGLPEVGAYRQVSVATGSKLVFIAGQVAWGPDGVTVGEGDLAAQVERCYLNIGIALAEVGASFDDVAKLTFYVVDWTPDKMPLLMEGLTRAAAKLGVTPVPPATLLGVAALDVPDHLVEIEATAVID is encoded by the coding sequence ATGGCCATCACCCTGGTGAATCCCGGCGGACTGCCGGAGGTCGGTGCCTACCGGCAGGTGTCGGTCGCGACCGGGTCGAAGCTGGTGTTCATCGCCGGCCAGGTCGCCTGGGGTCCCGATGGGGTCACGGTCGGTGAAGGCGACCTCGCCGCTCAGGTCGAGCGGTGCTACCTCAACATCGGAATCGCGCTGGCCGAGGTGGGCGCTTCCTTCGACGACGTGGCGAAACTGACCTTCTACGTCGTCGACTGGACCCCCGACAAGATGCCCTTGCTCATGGAGGGTCTCACCCGGGCCGCCGCGAAGCTCGGAGTCACCCCGGTCCCGCCGGCCACGCTGCTGGGCGTCGCGGCGCTGGACGTACCCGACCATCTGGTGGAGATCGAAGCCACCGCGGTCATCGACTGA
- a CDS encoding beta-galactosidase yields the protein MTRQTRQTRQTGNAAPRRRTVLGGLGAAGATVAAGGLGAAGPAAPASPGPGRAAPRPGDAASVTYRDKQLLIDGEPAVVLAGEIHYFRLKRADWQSRLDRAKDAGLNTIATYIPWMWHETPDGTIDVTGGTRPERDLGAFLDLCLENGFHVIARPGPFTMAELKGEGVPERVRADHPEIVPTGWDGAEASTPTVDYLAPAFLGEVRRWYAAVMPVIARRLHREGRPGVIACQLDNEIGMLAWVSNSPDLTGHLLEDFNGWLERTYGDGLAARYPFAGRPAAERNAAIRSPEDGYAPALMHDLGTFMRGRFARYVTQLRTYAEAGGVRGVPFLVNIHGTGGGSAENFPIGISQLMETYSGRSGMLSGSDFYLGDLTLRNVTDLYLVNAFMDAVHDDDQPLTSLEFDAGHADYGDDLSDQTDGEAVGLKTRLCLAQGAKLINYYLFAGGFNPKLDEPPGDGNDRIGITGERHGFAAPVDPEGRPGVSYEPTKRTAHAVNGLAAALAPMKAEYDDVALAFVPDHYLTEYHPPKSDAVKAVLDDVQGTRGFGPRDALARAMLLGGFRYRGVDLQAGDVDPAKVPVLALATGEHLGAELQKRLVRYLEAGGRLLLSGRVPGKDMAGRPCTVLRDALGLKPGDTLTDADRFWLSVTAHGWAAPRAEIRVPKAQLCTPSRGTTVLREVSTGKGCGFDIPVGKGRAVVLTAAYRCDLGFWLGAFRTLGAAPAISHSPTDPGVFLLTTKDGSGGRLLHAFNVSSGYDQSFTVAERGRPLFGGERVRLAGRSAAMLPLGLTAGGLRIAYATAEITGIAEDRVTFRALGDEAVVAVEGRARCEGARSSYEGGRTVLRVRRGEFTVRKG from the coding sequence ATGACCCGGCAGACCAGGCAGACCAGGCAGACAGGGAACGCCGCACCACGCCGCAGGACCGTCCTCGGAGGACTGGGTGCGGCCGGGGCCACCGTCGCGGCAGGCGGGCTCGGTGCCGCCGGCCCGGCCGCGCCGGCCTCCCCGGGCCCCGGCCGGGCCGCGCCCCGCCCGGGGGACGCCGCGTCGGTCACGTACCGGGACAAGCAACTGCTGATCGACGGCGAGCCGGCCGTCGTCCTGGCCGGCGAGATCCACTACTTCCGGCTGAAGCGCGCCGACTGGCAGTCACGGCTGGACAGGGCCAAGGACGCCGGTCTCAACACCATCGCCACGTACATCCCGTGGATGTGGCACGAGACGCCGGACGGCACCATCGATGTCACCGGCGGCACGCGGCCCGAGCGCGACCTGGGCGCCTTCCTGGATCTCTGCCTGGAGAACGGCTTCCATGTCATCGCCAGGCCGGGCCCGTTCACGATGGCCGAGCTCAAGGGCGAAGGTGTGCCGGAGCGGGTACGCGCCGACCATCCGGAGATCGTGCCGACCGGCTGGGACGGCGCCGAGGCCTCGACACCGACCGTCGACTATCTGGCGCCCGCCTTCCTCGGCGAGGTCCGGCGCTGGTACGCGGCGGTGATGCCGGTCATCGCCCGGCGGCTGCACCGGGAGGGCCGGCCCGGCGTGATCGCCTGCCAGCTGGACAACGAGATCGGGATGCTGGCCTGGGTCAGCAACTCCCCCGATCTCACCGGGCATCTGCTCGAGGACTTCAACGGCTGGCTGGAAAGGACCTACGGGGACGGCCTCGCCGCCCGCTACCCCTTCGCCGGCCGGCCCGCCGCCGAGCGGAACGCGGCCATACGCTCCCCCGAGGACGGTTACGCGCCCGCGCTCATGCACGACCTGGGCACGTTCATGCGCGGCCGGTTCGCCCGCTACGTCACCCAACTCAGGACGTACGCCGAGGCGGGCGGAGTCCGCGGCGTTCCCTTCCTCGTCAACATCCACGGAACCGGGGGCGGCAGCGCCGAGAACTTCCCCATCGGCATCAGCCAGCTGATGGAGACCTACTCCGGACGGTCCGGCATGCTCTCGGGCTCCGACTTCTACCTCGGCGATCTCACACTGCGCAATGTCACCGATCTCTATCTGGTCAACGCCTTCATGGACGCCGTGCACGACGACGACCAGCCGCTGACGTCACTGGAGTTCGACGCCGGGCACGCCGACTACGGCGACGACCTCAGCGACCAGACCGACGGTGAGGCCGTCGGTCTGAAGACCCGGCTGTGCCTCGCCCAGGGCGCCAAGCTGATCAACTACTACCTGTTCGCGGGCGGCTTCAACCCGAAGCTCGACGAGCCGCCGGGCGACGGGAACGACCGCATCGGCATCACGGGAGAACGCCACGGTTTCGCCGCCCCGGTGGACCCCGAGGGCAGGCCGGGGGTCAGCTACGAGCCGACGAAGCGCACCGCCCACGCCGTGAACGGCCTGGCCGCGGCCCTGGCCCCGATGAAGGCCGAGTACGACGACGTGGCGCTGGCGTTCGTGCCGGACCACTACCTCACCGAGTACCACCCGCCGAAGAGCGACGCCGTCAAGGCCGTGCTCGACGATGTGCAGGGCACCCGCGGCTTCGGTCCACGCGACGCCCTGGCCCGCGCGATGCTGCTCGGCGGCTTCCGGTACCGCGGTGTCGACCTCCAGGCCGGGGACGTCGATCCGGCGAAGGTCCCGGTGCTCGCGCTGGCCACCGGGGAGCACCTGGGCGCCGAGCTGCAGAAGCGCCTGGTGCGCTATCTGGAGGCGGGCGGCAGGCTGCTGCTGTCCGGCCGGGTGCCGGGCAAGGACATGGCGGGCCGGCCGTGCACGGTGCTGCGTGACGCCCTGGGCCTGAAGCCCGGCGACACGCTCACCGACGCCGATCGCTTCTGGCTCTCCGTGACCGCGCACGGCTGGGCCGCGCCGCGCGCCGAGATCCGGGTGCCGAAGGCCCAGTTGTGCACCCCGAGCCGCGGTACGACGGTGCTGCGCGAGGTGTCCACCGGCAAGGGCTGCGGGTTCGACATCCCGGTCGGCAAGGGCCGGGCGGTCGTGCTCACCGCGGCGTACCGCTGCGACCTCGGCTTCTGGCTCGGTGCCTTCCGGACCCTCGGCGCGGCTCCGGCGATCAGCCACAGCCCCACGGACCCGGGTGTCTTCCTCCTCACGACGAAGGACGGCAGCGGCGGCCGTCTGCTGCACGCCTTCAACGTCTCCTCCGGCTACGACCAGTCCTTCACGGTGGCGGAGCGGGGCAGGCCGCTGTTCGGTGGCGAGCGCGTACGGCTCGCGGGCCGGAGCGCGGCCATGCTGCCCCTGGGCCTCACCGCGGGCGGGCTGCGGATCGCGTACGCGACCGCCGAGATCACCGGCATCGCGGAGGACCGGGTCACGTTCCGTGCCCTCGGTGACGAGGCGGTCGTGGCCGTCGAGGGCCGGGCGCGCTGCGAGGGCGCCAGGTCCTCGTACGAGGGCGGGCGCACGGTGCTGCGGGTGCGCCGTGGGGAGTTCACGGTCCGCAAGGGCTGA
- a CDS encoding winged helix-turn-helix transcriptional regulator encodes MVTKQYSGSPHDADLRRADSLAREIFSDVANKWALLIIETLGERTLRFSELRNEIEGISHKMLTQNLRMLERNGLAGRTVHPTVPPRVEYTLTEAGRALQATVDGMCDWTHRYLGHIEASRRTFGT; translated from the coding sequence ATGGTGACCAAGCAGTACAGCGGCTCGCCCCACGACGCGGACCTGAGGCGCGCGGACTCTCTGGCGCGGGAGATCTTCTCGGACGTCGCGAACAAGTGGGCGTTGCTGATCATCGAGACCCTCGGCGAACGCACCCTGCGCTTCAGCGAGTTGCGGAACGAGATCGAGGGCATCAGCCACAAGATGCTCACCCAGAACCTGCGCATGCTGGAGCGCAACGGCCTGGCCGGGCGAACCGTGCACCCCACCGTGCCGCCACGGGTCGAGTACACCCTGACCGAGGCGGGCCGGGCGTTGCAGGCGACGGTCGACGGCATGTGCGACTGGACGCACCGATACCTCGGCCACATCGAGGCCTCGCGCCGCACCTTCGGCACCTGA